The Halichoerus grypus chromosome 9, mHalGry1.hap1.1, whole genome shotgun sequence genome has a window encoding:
- the MDC1 gene encoding mediator of DNA damage checkpoint protein 1 isoform X6, whose product MVMEDTQAINWEVEEEEETERSSESLGCSLEPVGRLHIFSSAHGPEKDFPLYLGKNMVGRMPDCSVTLPFSSISKQHAVIEILAWDKAPVLQDCGSLNGTQVLRPPKVLSPGVSHRLRDQELILFADLPCQYHRLNVPLPFVSRGPLTVEETPRVQGGTQPQRLLLAEDSEEEVDSPSERCVKKELRTSPLAAVVPESDEEGPSPAPDGPGPPFAFNLDSDTDEEESQHPAAGEASLAARRGPTVETQQPKAVATEIQLEKDQCSVKERNNDTKVEADARNGVVPLGATLEKNQTAGEDSDTDVDESRPAEVHLERAQTSGFIDSDTDVEEEGIPATPAVVVPMKKRQIFHGDSTKSPQAPALVHLQESPAGSDTDVEERELQLAVPPERNEASVVIDSNTDNEEEVLAALTLARLKESRVDTWNRDTDVEEGRAQLVALLEQSQTSAGRDSDTDVEEEGLPVEKRGTVPKCHTDKAHSEKRQSPLQDSDLGVDEDKSSLGVHLERSQASATVDSNKQVEEKVLSGPAVILVKKHQVPMVWTNQTDVEVEGGQAKLPVVHLEEAQPPPPGDCEIDAEEGTSLAASAVGERGKCQPPAEGDAAVLERERAREARAQDSEDLDLQATQCFVERENQSPEAVQSMEDEATQAFLVTLPQEPGPSCCSFQASGALDEPWEVLATQPFCPRESEASEPQPIAAHLDAHGSCPSTPKTTPQAQHPESPVHEEPLGIQGRGMQTVEKDMGTPREAAEGVAPERGLLNRETKNLPAEERDVTGEEELTRGRQVLARDNQGQESDQKVKSTGIKRNMESLNIEMKVPREVQEEEIGKQTPAREIFEREAKKLVLERGSEPSELGVEIPEVKPERGPQRGETEKGSQDKEGQASSLTPEPRAGTGDHQGLASAPGASGSQSGGAPMSPRRQQRGHLTCKMPSAEKASVGDQESADACLPPAVPEASTPHHNPLLSQSQKHPVPQPFLSPSPSSLEPIPRTRQNGNQEVLETPLSSEMEPLHPKSKVRLRGSSRKTPSAVSSLALEPHSAIPTDQPLSTELTPRVTRGRTRSSSVKTSEPVVPSAPELQTSTSKDQPVTRESTSRVTWGRAHRFSVKTPELVVPIVPEVQPSTSRERPVTAELISQGRTRKSVKTPEPVVSTATQGRAHRSSVKTPKPVIPTAPELQPSTSKDQPVTPEPTSPVTWGRTRRSSVKTPEPTVPTVPEPQPSTSRDQSVISEPTSGAAHSRTHRSSVKTPEPVVPTAPEVQPSIPTDQPVTPEPTSRVTWGRTRRSSVKTPEPTVPTVPELQPSTSKDQPVITGPISGATHSRTHRSSVKTPEPIIPTAPEVQPSIPTDQPVIPKPTSRGRTLRSSVKTPEPVVPTAPELQPTTPRGQPVTPKHTSRGRTPRSSSKTPRSVVPTVPELQASTPTYQPVTPKLTSQATRGRTQRPSVRTPEPIAPTAPELQPSISTDEPVTPEATSRATRGRTQRSFVKLPQPTEPTAPDLESLTPTDQLVTPKAQGGQDKTLRSSTISAVPVLTTPEFQSPGPTDQPIPPEHIPQASCSRRLRATRKHESLTAPIVREPYSALPEPKSRSSRNQRQGAVRVVESLRTIPKPAFAQLPEAPTHTTQIQKVEAAGRSEFTPEPLPKASQTRKRPLATVDSPPLQKRLQRGEVTQKTVFLKEEEEDPMERPRKEEDVVVPGPGKRKRDQAEEEPKGIPSRSLRRTKPNQESTAPKVLFTGVVDARGERAVLALGGSLASSVAEASHLVTDRVRRTVKFLCALGRGIPILSLDWLHQSRKAGCFLPPDEYVVTDPEQEKNFGFSLRDALSRARERRLLEGYEIHVTPGVQPPPPQMGEIISCCGGTVLPSMPRSYKPQRIVITCSQDFPRCSIPFRVGLPILSPEFLLTGVLKQEAKPEAFILSTLEMSSS is encoded by the exons ATG GTCATGGAGGACACCCAGGCTATTAACTGGGAGgttgaagaagaggaggagacagagagatcCAGTGAATCCTTGGGGTGTAGCTTGGAGCCCGTAGGGCGATTGCATATCTTCAGTAGTGCCCATGGACCAGAAAAAG ATTTCCCCCTGTACCTCGGGAAGAATATGGTGGGCCGAATGCCTGATTGCTCTGTGACCCTGCCCTTTTCATCCATCTCCAAACAACATGCAGTGATTGAAATCTTGGCCTGGGACAAGGCACCTGTCCTCCAAGATTGTGGCAGCCTCAATGGTACTCAAGTCCTAAGGCCTCCTAAGGTCCTAAGCCCAGGGGTGAGTCATCGGCTGAGGGACCAGGAGTTGATTCTCTTTGCTGACTTGCCGTGCCAGTACCATCGCCTGAATGTCCCCCTGCCCTTTGTTTCCCGGGGCCCTCTAACTGTAGAAGAGACACCCAGGGTACAGGGAGGAACTCAACCCCAGAGGCTCCTGTTGGCTGAGGACTCGGAGGAGGAAGTAG ATTCTCCTTCTGAAAGGTGTGTGAAGAAAGAACTAAGGACCTCCCCTTTGGCAGCAGTAGTTCCAGAGAG TGATGAAGAGGGGCCTTCTCCTGCCCCAGATGGCCCTGGGCCACCATTTGCCTTCAACCTGGACAGCGACACAGATGAGGAAGAAAGTCAGCATCCAGCAGCAGGAGAGGCCTCCTTAGCTGCCAGAAGAGGCCCCACCGTAGAGACACAACAGCCTAAAGCTGTGGCAACTGAAATCCAGCTTGAAAAGGATCAGTGTTCAGTGAAAGAGAGGAACAATGACACAAAAGTTGAGGCGGATGCAAGGAATGGGGTGGTCCCACTTGGGGCCACTCTGGAGAAAAACCAAACTGCTGGAGAGGACAGTGACACAGATGTGGATGAAAGCAGGCCTGCTGAGGTCCATTTGGAAAGGGCCCAGACTTCTGGCTTCATAGACAGTGATACTGATGTGGAAGAAGAAGGGATCCCCGCAACCCCAGCTGTAGTAGTTCCTATGAAAAAGAGGCAAATCTTCCATGGAGATAGTACAAAGAGTCCTCAGGCACCTGCCTTGGTACATCTACAGGAGAGCCCAGCTGGTAGTGATACAGATGTGGAGGAACGGGAGCTCCAACTGGCAGTCCCTCCGGAGAGAAACGAAGCCTCCGTGGTGATTGACAGCAATACAGACAATGAGGAAGAAGTCTTAGCAGCGCTCACTTTGGCACGTCTGAAAGAGAGCCGAGTCGATACATGGAACAGAGATACAGATGTGGAAGAGGGTAGGGCCCAGCTTGTGGCCCTTCTGGAGCAAAGCCAAACCTCTGCTGGGAGAGACAGTGACACAGacgtggaggaggaggggctccCAGTGGAAAAGAGAGGAACTGTTCCCAAGTGTCATACAGACAAGGCACATTCAGAAAAGAGGCAGTCTCCTCTCCAAGACAGTGATTTAGGGGTGGACGAAGATAAGAGCTCACTTGGGGTCCACCTGGAGAGAAGCCAAGCCTCTGCCACAGTGGACAGCAACAAACAAGTGGAGGAGAAAGTCCTATCAGGGCCAGCTGTTATACTTGTGAAGAAGCATCAGGTGCCTATGGTGTGGACAAATCAAACAGATGTGGAAGTAGAAGGGGGCCAAGCAAAGCTGCCTGTGGTGCATCTGGAGGAAGCCCAGCCTCCTCCACCTGGGGACTGTGAGATAGATGCAGAAGAGGGCACATCCTTAGCAGCCTCAGcggtgggagagagaggaaagtgcCAGCCTCCGGCAGAAGGGGATGCAGCTGTTCTTGAGCGGGAGAGGGCTCGTGAGGCGAGGGCCCAGG ATTCTGAAGACCTGGACCTACAGGCTACCCAGTGCtttgtggagagagagaatcagagccCAGAAG CAGTCCAGAGCATGGAGGATGAAGCTACCCAGGCCTTCCTGGTTACTCTACCCCAGGAGCCTGGCCCTTCTTGTTGCAGTTTCCAGGCCTCAG GTGCCCTGGATGAGCCGTGGGAAGTCTTGGCAACACAGCCATTCTGTCCGAGAGAGTCTGAGGCCTCTGAGCCCCAGCCCATTGCTGCCCATCTTGATGCCCATGGATCTTGCCCCTCTACACCTAAGACAACACCACAAGCCCAACATCCAGAGAGCCCAGTTCATGAAGAGCCACTGGGGATTCAAGGCAGAGGGATGCAGACTGTGGAGAAAGACATGGGTACAccaagagaagcagcagagggggTGGCCCCTGAGAGAGGACTATTGAACAGGGAAACCAAGAACCTGCCAGCAGAAGAGAGAGATGTGACAGGGGAAGAAGAATTAACCAGAGGGAGACAGGTGTTAGCTAGAGATAATCAGGGACAAGAGTCTGACCAAAAGGTGAAAAGTACAGGTATTAAAAGGAATATGGAGAGTTTAAACATAGAAATGAAGGTACCCAGGGAAGTACAAGAGGAAGAGATAGGAAAGCAGACTCCTGCAAgagaaatatttgagagagaagcaaagaaactAGTactagagagagggagtgagccaAGTGAATTAGGCGTCGAGATACCGGAAGTAAAACCGGAGAGAGGCCCCCagagaggggagacagagaaagggagccAGGACAAGGAAGGGCAGGCCTCCAGTCTAACACCAGAGCCTAGAGCAGGGACGGGGGACCATCAGGGACTTGCTTCAGCCCCAGGAGCTTCTGGGAGCCAGTCAGGTGGAGCCCCCATGAGCCCCAGGAGGCAGCAGAGAG GCCACTTGACTTGCAAGATGCCATCTGCTGAGAAGGCCTCTGTG GGTGATCAGGAATCCGCAGATGCTTGTCTGCCTCCTGCAGTGCCTGAAGCCTCAACCCCACACCACAATCCCCTCCTCTCTCAGAGTCAAAAACATCCTGTGCCCCagcccttcctttctccctctccatcttctttaGAGCCCATTCCCAGGACCAGACAAAATGGGAATCAGGAAGTTCTAGAGACTCCCTTGTCCTCAGAGATGGAGCCTCTCCACCCAAAATCCAAAGTCAGGCTCCGAGGGTCCTCCAGGAAGACACCCTCTGCAGTTTCTTCTTTAGCCCTTGAACCTCACTCTGCCATCCCCACAGACCAGCCCCTCAGTACTGAGCTCACACCTCGGGTCACTCGGGGCAGGACACGTAGTTCCTCTGTCAAGACCTCTGAACCAGTTGTCCCTTCAGCCCCTGAGCTCCAGACTTCCACCTCCAAAGACCAGCCTGTTACCCGTGAGTCCACATCGCGGGTCACTTGGGGTAGGGCACATAGGTTCTCTGTCAAGACCCCTGAACTAGTTGTTCCTATAGTCCCTGAAGTCCAGCCTTCCACCTCCAGAGAGCGACCTGTCACTGCTGAGCTTATATCTCAGGGCAGGACCCGTAAATCTGTCAAGACTCCTGAACCAGTTGTCTCCACAGCCACTCAGGGCAGGGCACATAGGTCTTCTGTCAAGACTCCCAAACCAGTAATCCCCACAGCCCCCGAGCTCCAGCCTTCTACTTCCAAAGACCAGCCTGTTACCCCTGAGCCCACATCTCCGGTCACTTGGGGCAGGACACGTAGGTCCTCTGTCAAGACTCCTGAACCAACTGTCCCCACAGTCCCTGAACCCCAACCTTCCACCTCCAGAGACCAGTCTGTCATCAGTGAGCCCACATCTGGGGCCGCTCACAGCAGGACACACAGGTCTTCTGTCAAGACCCCTGAGCCAGTTGTCCCAACAGCTCCTGAAGTCCAGCCTTCCATCCCCACAGACCAGCCTGTCACTCCTGAGCCCACATCTCGGGTCACTTGGGGCAGGACACGTAGGTCCTCTGTCAAGACTCCTGAACCAACTGTCCCCACAGTCCCTGAACTCCAGCCTTCCACCTCCAAAGACCAGCCTGTCATCACTGGGCCCATATCTGGGGCCACTCACAGCAGGACACATAGGTCTTCTGTCAAGACTCCTGAGCCAATTATCCCAACAGCTCCTGAAGTCCAGCCTTCCATCCCCACAGACCAGCCTGTCATCCCCAAACCCACATCTCGGGGCAGGACATTGAGGTCTTCTGTCAAGACCCCTGAGCCAGTTGTCCCCACAGCCCCTGAGCTCCAGCCTACCACCCCCAGAGGCCAGCCTGTCACCCCCAAACATACATCTCGGGGCAGGACACCTAGGTCTTCTAGCAAGACCCCCAGATCAGTTGTCCCCACAGTCCCTGAGCTCCAGGCTTCCACCCCCACATACCAGCCTGTCACCCCCAAACTCACATCTCAGGCCACTCGGGGCAGGACACAAAGGCCCTCTGTCAGGACCCCTGAGCCAATTGCCCCCACAGCCCCTGAACTCCAGCCTTCCATCTCCACAGATGAGCCTGTCACTCCTGAGGCCACATCTCGGGCCACTCGGGGCAGGACACAGAGGTCCTTTGTCAAGCTcccccaaccaactgagcccacagCCCCTGACCTTGAATCTCTCACCCCCACAGATCAGCTGGTCACCCCCAAGGCTCAGGGTGGTCAGGATAAGACACTGAGGTCTTCTACAATAAGTGCTGTGCCAGTTCTTACCACCCCTGAATTCCAGTCTCCTGGCCCCACAGACCAGCCTATTCCCCCTGAGCACATCCCTCAAGCCAGTTGCAGCAGGAGGCTGAGGGCCACTAGGAAGCATGAGTCCCTCACAGCTCCCATTGTCCGTGAGCCCTACTCTGCACTCCCTGAACCTAAATCTCGGTCCTCAAGGAACCAAAGACAAGGAGCAGTGAGAGTAGTTGAGTCCCTCAGGACCATTCCCAAGCCTGCCTTTGCCCAGCTTCCTGAGGCCCCCACTCATACTACCCAGATCCAAAAGGTAGAGGCAGCAGGAAGATCTGAGTTCACCCCAGAGCCCCTGCCTAAGGCCTCTCAGACCCGCAAGAGGCCTTTGGCTACTGTGGATTCACCCCCACTTCAAAAACGGCTCCAAAGAGGGGAAGTCACCCAGAAGACAGTTTTCctcaaggaagaggaagaagatccAATGGAGAGGCCAAggaaggaggag GATGTAGTGGTTCCAGGACcaggcaagagaaagagagaccaagcAGAGGAGGAGCCCAAGGGAATCCCAAGCCGCAGCCTTCGACGGACCAAACCTAACCAAGAGTCCACAGCCCCCAAA GTACTCTTCACAGGAGTGGTGGATGCCCGTGGAGAGCGGGCAGTGCTGGCCCTGGGAGGGAGTCTGGCCAGCTCAGTGGCAGAGGCTTCCCACTTGGTGACTGATCGAGTCCGACGCACGGTCAAGTTCCTCTGTGCCCTGGGGCGGGGGATCCCCATCCTCTCCTTGGACTGGCTGCACCAG TCCCGCAAGGCTGGTTGCTTCTTGCCCCCGGATGAATATGTGGTGACCGATCCTGAGCAGGAGAAGAACTTTGGCTTCAGCCTTCGAGATGCCCTGAGCCGGGCTCGGGAGCGAAGGTTGCTGGAG GGCTATGAAATCCATGTGACCCCGGGAGTCCAGCCACCACCACCTCAGATGGGAGAGATCATCAGCTGCTGTGGAGGCACTGTTCTACCCAGCATGCCCCGGTCCTATAAG CCACAGAGAATTGTGATTACATGCTCCCAGGACTTCCCTCGATGCTCTATTCCATTTCGGGTTGGCCTGCCCATCCTCTCACCTGAGTTCCTGCTGACAGGAGTGCTGAAGCAGGAGGCCAAGCCAGAGGCCTTCATCCTCTCCACTTTGGAAATGTCGTCCTCCTGA